One Setaria italica strain Yugu1 chromosome I, Setaria_italica_v2.0, whole genome shotgun sequence DNA window includes the following coding sequences:
- the LOC101759359 gene encoding autophagy-related protein 11, producing MSSGSAVTGSGAEEEAVAVPLGQNLLVHVAENGHSLEIRCFGDTLVEAIQQSIERYCGIPPGDQRLLCGNTSLDGAHPLAYYRLPRDDREVFLYNKARLLADSRPPPPESVYIPEPKIPPAPRPQDSPPVEVSADPALKALVSYEIRFRYHFQVANAVYRCSDTKFELCKRLLREQQVQERALDTARSNLDHTFKKVSQRYLEFVRCFSQQHRAHMELLTNFERDLQRLRAVRLHPALQCEGRQCLLDLLKENDMRKLADGCFSSQKQFEMKVSQLKANFLELKKRVDNLFNVMSSSGCKDLEKLIKEHQGVISEQKSIMQSLSKDVDTSKKLVDDCSSCQLSASLRPHDAVSAVGRIYEVHEKDNLPRIRNFDHMLTKLLEKCRDKKNEMNTLVHVSMQRVKSTQMNIRDIMNELIAFQEGMSHQDDFANLKIVSGLGHAYRACLAEVARRKSYFKLYTGLAGTYAEKLATECETEKARREDFYRTWVKYIPDDIMGSMGLFDSPSQCDIKVTPFDRDLLPIDVDDVEKLAPQSLVGPFLKSERSQLPKSSLSNSSTSGNLNKSEQNLLSADDKMDFQDFLGDYDTIDIAGTSKLEVENARLKAELASAIATLCNLGVEYGYESIDEEQIDSVLKKAREKTAEALAAKDEFANKLKSLLTANQEKCLSYEKRIQDLEERLSNQYMQGHMVSGSKGTSGSLVSAFKCNDCNLEVSGGRQTQIRDESSVAMDEASSTSEQPSKQTEGGDENMTDISGALNLQLLDSVACTNLDAFMTELPRDNEDKIVSIDKEGQMLTQLTMADTSDVPVEDHHALELRNKELLVSELQNALDEKSKQLGETESRLSAMADEVNSLKRELEHARGLLDESQMNCAHLENCLHEAREEARTNKCSADRRAVEYDALRSSALRIHGLFERLNSCVTAPGVTGFAESLRSLAVSLASSVKKDEADTTVQFQQCIKILAEKVTFLTRQSAELLDRYSAVQAAHGAIAKDLDEKKELIKNLYNKLQLEKQASKEKISFGRFEVHELAIFVRNPAGHYEAINRNCSNYYLSEESVALFTQQHPRHPAYIIGQIVHIERRIVHPDQMGGAPRPDSSGSRRPPASTLNPYNLAPGCEYFVVTVAMLPDAVR from the exons ATGAGCTCCGGGTCGGCGGTGACGGgcagcggcgcggaggaggaggcggtggcggtgccgcTGGGGCAGAATCTGCTGGTGCACGTGGCGGAGAACGGCCACAGCTTGGAGATCAGGTGCTTCGGCGACACGCTCGTCGAGGCAATCCAGCAGTCCATCGAGCGCTACTGCGGCATCCCGCCCGGCGACCAACGCCTCCTCTGCGGCAACACCTCCCTCGACGGCGCCCACCCTCTCGCCTACTACAGGCTCCCGCGCGACGACCGCGAGGTCTTCCTCTACAACAAGGCTCGCCTCCTGGCCGActcccggcccccgccgcccgagTCCGTTTACATCCCGGAGCCAAAAATTCCACCGGCGCCTCGGCCGCAGGACTCGCCGCCCGTGGAGGTGTCTGCCGACCCTGCGTTGAAGGCGCTGGTGTCCTATGAAATCAGGTTCAGGTACCACTTTCAGGTTGCCAATGCGGTGTACCGATGTAGTGATACGAAATTTGAGCTATGCAAGCGGCTGCTACGGGAACAGCAGGTGCAGGAGCGAGCACTGGACACAGCCCGGAGCAACCTGGATCACACATTCAAGAAGGTCTCGCAGCGGTATTTAGAGTTTGTGCGGTGCTTCTCGCAGCAGCACCGTGCACACATGGAGCTGCTCACAAATTTTGAGAGAGATTTGCAGAGGTTGCGTGCTGTTAGGCTGCACCCAGCGCTGCAATGTGAGGGGAGGCAGTGCTTGCTGGACCTTCTCAAGGAGAATGACATGAGGAAATTGGCGGATGGGTGCTTCAGCTCGCAGAAGCAGTTTGAGATGAAGGTGTCGCAACTGAAGGCAAACTTCTTGGAGCTGAAGAAGAGGGTGGATAACTTATTCAATGTTATGAGCTCAAGTGGGTGCAAGGATCTTGAGAAGCTGATAAAAGAGCATCAGGGAGTCATCAGTGAGCAGAAGAGCATTATGCAATCTCTAAG CAAAGATGTGGATACTTCAAAGAAGCTTGTTGATGACTGCTCAAGCTGCCAGCTATCTGCTTCTCTCCGTCCTCATGATGCAGTCTCAGCAGTTGGTCGCATCTATGAAGTACATGAAAAGGATAACTTGCCCCGAATACGAAATTTTGATCACATGCTTACAAAATTACTTGAGAAATGCAGGGACAAAAAGAATGAAATGAATACTTTGGTCCATGTTTCCATGCAAAGAGTAAAGTCTACTCAGATGAATATCAGAGACATCATGAATGAGCTCATTGCATTCCAGGAGGGGATGAGTCATCAAGATGATTTTGCTAACCTGAAAATAGTTAGTGGCTTGGGTCATGCGTATAGAGCTTGTCTTGCTGAGGTAGCACGTAGAAAATCTTATTTTAAGCTGTATACTGGATTGGCTGGAACATATGCGGAAAAGCTGGCAACTGAGTGTGAAACTGAGAAAGCAAGACGAGAGGATTTCTATAGGACATGGGTCAAGTACATTCCAGATGATATCATGGGTTCCATGGGACTCTTTGATTCTCCAAGTCAGTGTGACATAAAAGTCACTCCTTTTGATCGTGATCTACTTCCCAttgatgttgatgatgtggaAAAGCTTGCTCCCCAGTCTCTAGTTGGGCCTTTTCTGAAATCCGAGAGGTCACAGCTACCCAAGTCCTCACTGAGCAATTCTAGCACCAGTGGAAATTTGAATAAATCTGAGCAAAATCTTCTGAGTGCTGATGATAAGATGGATTTCCAAGATTTTCTGGGGGATTATGACACTATCGATATTGCAGGAACTAGTAAGTTAGAAGTGGAGAATGCCAGGTTAAAAGCAGAGCTTGCTTCTGCAATTGCAACTCTCTGCAATCTTGGTGTTgaatatggatatgagtctatTGATGAAGAGCAGATTGATTCTGTACTGAAAAAAGCAAGGGAAAAAACTGCTGAGGCGCTGGCTGCAAAGGATGAGTTTGCTAACAAGCTCAAGTCATTGCTCACTGCAAATCAGGAAAAATGCTTGTCATATGAGAAGCGAATCCAGGATCTTGAGGAACGGTTATCTAACCAGTACATGCAAGGCCACATGGTTTCAGGAAGCAAAGGCACGTCTGGTTCCCTTGTTTCTGCATTTAAATGTAATGATTGCAACCTGGAGGTGTCTGGAGGCAGGCAAACCCAAATACGGGATGAATCAAGTGTGGCCATGGATGAGGCCTCTTCAACATCCGAACAGCCATCAAAACAAACAGAAGGTGGCGATGAGAACATGACCGACATTTCGGGTGCACTGAACTTGCAGTTGCTCGATTCAGTAGCATGTACTAATCTGGATGCTTTCATGACAGAATTGCCGCGTGACAATGAAGACAAGATTGTAAGCATCGATAAGGAAGGGCAAATGCTGACACAACTTACTATGGCTGATACTTCTGATGTTCCTGTAGAAGATCATCATGCCTTAGAGTTGAGGAATAAGGAGCTCCTTGTGTCAGAGCTGCAAAATGCCCTGGATGAAAAGTCAAAACAGTTGGGTGAAACTGAAAGTAGACTTAGTGCTATGGCAGATGAGGTTAACTCCCTGAAGAGAGAACTTGAACACGCCCGGGGTCTTCTTGATGAATCTCAG ATGAATTGTGCGCATCTTGAAAACTGCTTACATGAGGCAAGAGAAGAGGCCCGTACCAACAAATGTTCAGCTGACAGAAGGGCTGTTGAGTATGATGCTCTGCGGTCATCTGCTCTGAGGATACATGGTCTGTTTGAAAGACTAAACAGTTGTGTCACTGCACCAGGCGTGACTGGCTTTGCAGAGTCACTGCGTTCTTTGGCTGTCTCCTTAGCAAG CTCTGTAAAGAAGGATGAAGCTGATACCACTGTTCAGTTTCAACAATGCATCAAGATCCTGGCGGAAAAAGTTACTTTCCTGACACGACAGAGTGCTGAGCTGCTGGACCGCTACTCGGCAGTGCAGGCAGCACACGGAGCTATCGCAAAAGACTTGGATGAGAAGAAAGAGCTGATTAAGAATCTCTACAATAAACTTCAACTTGAAAAACAG GCCAGCAAGGAGAAGATATCCTTTGGCCGTTTCGAGGTCCATGAGCTCGCCATCTTTGTCCGGAATCCTGCTGGGCACTATGAGGCGATCAACCGGAACTGCTCAAACTACTACCTGTCTGAGGAATCCGTAGCCCTCTTCACCCAGCAGCACCCGCGGCACCCGGCCTACATAATCGGGCAGATTGTTCACATTGAGCGTCGCATAGTGCACCCGGACCAGATGGGAGGAGCTCCACGCCCTGATAGCAGTGGCAGCCGTCGGCCGCCCGCATCCACGCTGAACCCCTACAACCTGGCCCCGGGCTGCGAGTACTTTGTGGTGACGGTTGCCATGCTGCCCGACGCTGTCCGTTGA
- the LOC101759763 gene encoding uncharacterized protein LOC101759763: MAAAATADAAYILVGPPEARHAGARATVDAAPAAAAAAAEAAATTGNEFLDVMDAGFNKPAAPAAGPGGKALTENLSPTFVSSGDPCLDFFFRVVPGTPGPSVSALLAAAWAADPATALRLVANLRGVRGSGKSDREGFYAAALWLHARHPRTLALNAAPVAGFGYLKDLPELLHRIVHGGASTRTPGKKARLAAGGGFVGRRGRGRGHFGGRKPRRGANHAHAPLTGTTEERVAASLERDRGLAAAAAAARRTRRAEAAARAVELYRTDPTYRFLHDRTADLFAGLLAEDMRKLADGKVREFSLAAKWCPSLDSSYDRSTLLCEAVARRLFPKGSSPELAADLPDEHYAYRARERLRKAALVPLRRALKLPEVFISARAWESVVYTRVASVAMKNYKDLFLKHDADRFNAYLADVKSGKKRIAAGALLPHEIIASLGDDDGEENDGGVADLQWQRMVDDMRALGRLSNCVAVCDVSGSMSGVPMDVCVALGLLVSELSDDPWRGRVITFSERPELHRIAGETLAEKISFVRTMDWGMNTNFQAVFDKILEVAVEARLAPERMVKRVLVFSDMEFDQASAEPWETDHEAIVRKFTEAGYGGAVPEVVFWNLRDSKAVPVEAGQKGVALVSGFSKNLLKLFLDGGGVVSPRAVMEKAIAGPEYDKLAVFD, from the coding sequence atggccgccgcggccaccgccgacgccgcctaCATCCTCGTGGGCCCGCCCGAGGCCCGCCACGCTGGAGCGCGGGCCACGGTTGATGCcgcgccggctgctgctgcggcagcggcggaggcggcggcgacgacggggaaCGAGTTCCTGGACGTGATGGACGCCGGCTTCAACAagcccgcggcgccggcggcggggccgggagGGAAGGCGCTGACGGAGAACCTCTCCCCGACGTTCGTGTCCTCGGGGGACCCCTGCCTCGACTTCTTCTTCCGCGTGGTGCCCGGCACGCCGGGGCCCTCCGTGTCCGCGCTCCTGGCCGCCGCGTGGGCGGCCGACCCGGCCACCGCGCTCCGCCTCGTGGCCAACCTCCGCGGCGTGCGCGGGAGCGGCAAGTCCGACCGCGAGGGCTTCTACGCCGCCGCGCTCTGGCTCCACGCGCGCCACCCGCGCACGCTCGCCCTCaacgccgcccccgtcgccggcttCGGGTACCTCAAGGACCTCCCCGAGCTGCTCCACCGCATCGTGCACGGAGGGGCGTCCACCAGGACACCCGGGAAGAAggcgcgcctcgccgccgggggCGGGTTCgtcggccgccgtggccgcggtcgGGGCCACTTCGGCGGCCGTAAGCCGCGCCGCGGGGCCAATCACGCTCACGCCCCGCTCACCGGCACCACGGAGGAGCGCGTCGCAGCCAGCCTGGAGCGCGACCGgggtctcgccgccgccgccgccgcggcgcggcggaccaGGAgagcggaggccgcggcgagggcggtggagctGTACAGGACCGACCCCACCTACCGGTTCCTGCACGACCGCACGGCGGACCTCTtcgccggcctcctcgccgAGGACATGCGCAAGCTCGCTGACGGCAAGGTCCGGGAGTTCTCGCTCGCCGCCAAGTGGTGCCCGTCGCTTGACTCGTCCTATGACCGCTCGACCCTGCTCTGTGAGGCCGTCGCGCGGCGCCTGTTCCCCAAAGGCTCCTCCCCGGagctcgccgccgacctccccgacgagcACTACGCGTACCGCGCGCGCGAGCGGCTCCGGAAGGCGGCGCTCGTGCCGCTCCGCCGCGCGCTCAAGCTCCCCGAGGTGTTCATATCGGCGCGCGCGTGGGAATCGGTGGTGTACACGCGCGTCGCCTCCGTCGCCATGAAGAACTACAAGGACCTCTTTCTCAAGCACGACGCCGATCGCTTCAACGCCTACCTCGCCGACGTCAAGTCCGGCAAGAAGCGGATCGCCGCGGGCGCGCTGCTCCCGCACGAGATCATCGCCTCgctcggcgacgacgacggcgaagagaacgacggcggcgtggccgaCCTGCAGTGGCAGCGCATGGTCGACGACATGCGCGCGCTCGGCAGGCTCTCCAACTGCGTCGCCGTGTGCGACGTGTCCGGCAGCATGTCGGGCGTCCCCATGGACGTGTGCGTGGCGCTGGGCCTCCTCGTGTCCGAGCTCAGCGACGACCCCTGGCGCGGCCGCGTGATCACCTTCAGCGAGCGCCCCGAGCTCCACCGGATCGCCGGCGAGACCCTCGCCGAGAAGATCAGCTTCGTCCGCACCATGGACTGGGGCATGAACACCAACTTCCAGGCGGTGTTCGACAAGATCCTCGAGGTGGCAGTGGAGGCCCGGCTGGCGCCGGAGCGGATGGTGAAGCGCGTGCTCGTGTTCAGCGACATGGAGTTCGACCAGGCGTCGGCGGAGCCGTGGGAGACGGACCACGAGGCGATCGTGCGCAAGTTCACGGAGGCCGGGTACGGCGGCGCCGTGCCGGAGGTGGTGTTCTGGAACCTGAGGGACTCCAAGGCCGTGCCGGTGGAGGCCGGGCAGAAGGGGGTGGCGCTCGTCAGTGGGTTCTCCAAGAACCTGCTCAAGCTgttcctcgacggcggcggcgtcgtcagCCCCAGGGCCGTCATGGAGAAGGCCATCGCCGGGCCGGAGTACGACAAGCTCGCCGTCTTCGACTGA